DNA from Rosa rugosa chromosome 6, drRosRugo1.1, whole genome shotgun sequence:
CATGTAGGACAAAGTTTGTTGCAGAAACTTGGTATTATCTGATCAGCACCTAGAATAAGCCAAGCCAAAAGGATCTTAGTATAACATCTGTGCAAAAGAATACAAAAATGATAGAACCAAATATCAAACAGTAGAAGCAAAAGTTTAACTATATGGACATAGACATTATACATACTTGAAGCAACAGGTGAAGATCGAAAACAATCATTAGAGAAAAAAAGTTGGCACAACCCAGATTGGATGCAGCTTAGTCTTCTTCAAGCGACTCATTGCATTTGTGGTATAAGGCTTAGAAATTTGTTTACTTTCGACATTATACACACCGAATTCATGAGGTCCACAAGGTCTAATTTCACTGTCCATATGATTATTATCTTGGTTGAAGTAAATGCAGTTTGGTTGACATTCTGGAAATTTTGACGCCAACACAGATACTGAAGAGTTATCTCCCACAAAGAAAGCAGTATTACCTAAGGTTGTTTTCTCAGTCCATTCGAACTTTTCAGAGTTCAGTTCAAAAATCTTAAATTCTATAGTCACACATTTGTCAACTTGACAGCCCAGAATCCTTTGAACCATCAACAATCCCCCATCATCTGTATGAATCAGATAATTCCTATTGACGTACTCGTCTGGAAGGCCCTTTGCAGCCAATGTGACATCTGAGTTTGACTCCCTAGTAATCTCAAAAGATAAAAGTACGTTGGCTGAAATTATCAACGGCATAAAAATTGTCTTCAACGACATGAACGACTTCTTCAACTGGGTACCACCTTTTGTCAAGGTAAGTCCATTTTGTATCTTTCAGTCTAATAAAACCCAATTGACAACGATCCTCATATATAACCACAACAATGCACTTGTTTGCATCTAAAATTGGGTCTGCTGAAATTGTTGCCCTATGGATAAAATAGTCACAGCATCTTTTAACTTTAAACCAATCTGGAGGGATCATTGGAGGAAGGCGAATGATTGAATTTTTTTGATCTTCCCTCCCTTTAACCCTATAGAATGGATTAAGTAAGGTCACATGCATCATAATTTTCTTCTACTGCTACGAGCCATCCTTTTGAAGACCCACAAAATCGCTTATTCGGTAATCTTACTTGCATATCAAGAACCTTATcttccatgacattgaataaatTCCATGTATCTTCTTCGTCACTAGAAATCAAGAGCAACATTGGACCAGACATCCTAAGTCCTAACACGGGCACTCTTGTAGTTATCTTTTGCTACATGATACCATGAAATACAAACAACACTGAATCGCAAATAGTCCACGGCTGATACCAATTTCTCTAAAACAGAATCCAAAAGTGCTTCGGCAATTCTGCCCAATCTGAGAAAGACAACAAAGTTTCAATATTCGATTCTACCAAAATTAAATTACTTAAGAGTAATAATACTACGGTACTTTAGACTTGTGACATATAGTTGTGTCATCTATCGTGATCAATAAAAGTTTTCACTTCTACTATACAAGCATAAAATTTGGTAGTCGATTTGATGATAAAACAGACGTGCAAACTAATTGATCTGGGTGGACGTGTGTGGCTAATTCATTGAATTATGCATTGTTTACCTTCTTCTGTGACCAATCATTGTCATATCTTTGTTATTAATTTTCTAACTGAGATGAATACAAGTTATCAGAACGTAGTAAGAACTATATAGTTGCTATATGCATCTATCTCTATAATCTTCTTTCATTTAGAAATCTATAGGAATATTAGAAATATTGTCATGAGAGGGAGACCATATCATGCATCCAAGTTTAGTGACCCATGATTAGGAAAAAGATCGAAACAGAAATTCGTTGAGAAAGCTTATGTACCTGAATTCTTAATTTTTCGTTCTTCGGATGGAGTAGCTGAACTCATTATATTTTTTCTAATGATTGTGGTGCTCTTGCTTATACGGCTTTTAAATATATATGcttcaaatttcaaatccatCAAGGATAAGATCATATATTCGTTAAGGATAGGAAACTAGCCAAGAATTTTGATCTTGGATCAATTCAATTCATTCATCAAGGAAAAGAGTACTGAAGGAAATAAGCTGGTCTGCCGCCAATTGCAATAGCCATAATGACAAGAAATATTCCAATCCAAAGTAAAACCCTATTATTAACATCTTTTCCACATATACACGTAACTATATATCTTTTGGTTATATTAtgagttaattacatataagtgcatctttcaatgtttttttagccataaggccaccaactagttttttccctcataaggctactagattaaaaaatgtgttatattttggatattaaaaactaacatatttacataaatgccactagagtacaaaatcaacaagcattatctctctcctctccggcgaggtctccaGTCAACTCCAGCGGGTCTCTGGCCGACCTGCGGCGAACTCTGGCGggtctccggccaacttccggcgAACTTCGGCGACcacaaaagttactgtcactaacaccaaaagctactgtggctagcaacaaaagctactctaatGAGATTCTCGGCCACATCCggtgaggtcacaaaagctactatcactagcaacaaaagctactctagtgagatttccggcaacctccggcgagataacaaaagctactatcaccaacaacaaaagctactccttaCCAAAAAACCTATGCTCCCCAAAACAAAAAGCTATtatccccaccaacaaaagATATTGTCACCAATACCAAAAGATACTCTCATCAGCAACAaatgctactctcaccaacaccagaaaactactttcaccaacaccaaaaactacttttaccaacaccaaaagttactgtcaccaacaacaaaagttactgtcaccaacaccaacgagctactctcactaacattagagagctactctcactaacattaGAGAGCTACTAACATAGGTACAGAAAGCTACGATCACTATGATGGAAAACCACTATAATAGTTACAGAGAGCTACTGATTTGAAAAAAATAAGATATTGACATTAGCTTGAAAATATACTAACATAGACACATAAAGCTACTATCACGATATTGAAATGGCAATAGAACAATTACACGGAGCTGCTAacttgaaataatgaaaatgaaaatagaagctattgacatcatgttgaaaagatactaacatagACATAGAAAGATACTATCACTATGTTGAAAAGTCGCTATAACAGTTATAGAGAGTTACTAACTGCAACAAATAACATACAAGAAATGGTTCATTATTCATCAATCAAAATACATCACAACACCATCAGAAAACAGAATtcaaccacaaaaacaaaaatacaaaccaAACTAAAACACCATCAGAAACATAGATACCATAagatcaaaattgaacaatGAGGCAGAAAATTAAGATCCAATTTCATTACCATAActcaaaacaatacaaaagctACTCAGAAATCAAAACAATTGTAAAATTCATAGTAATTGCCCAAATCAAACCAAAGCTATCAAACTGAATGAAAAAAACAATACAGGAGTTTCTGCCATTTCCAAAAACAGTAGCAATACATGATTCAAACCACAAATCTataagaaaatcaaaaacttaGCACAACGAACCATAGAACGATCAATTCCGGTGAGCTATATTCCGGCGACGTTGTCCTCTTGGGCGGAAACGGTGAGAATCTACTCCGGCTTGTCTTCGTTCGGTTCGGCTTCGACTGAGAAAGGTGATGGAGATGGAATCGACAATAGAATAGGCGATGGCGTTGAGGAAGGGTGCTGCCGGAGCCAAGGCTGAGACCATCGTGCATCAGAGATCCATTTCGTGCGTCCGAGATCTAATCGTGAAACGGCGCGTCTGTCGGGGATTCAGTTCCAGTCACCGACGTGATGGTGGAGAGGAGTGTTTCGCTGGAGAGAGTGTAATAACCggattttttataattaatcaaaagcaaggaacatgatcatttcattctttacctttcatgatgattgtcgattagagcactatgaattgttgccgacactcgatcgaccgacagcagaaacttaattcctttcctctctatttctctctcgttctctctctcgtttcctctcgtcacagtcgaagaaacaaaacagagcTTTGTTCATCGTGCTGCACCGTCCACCACAGACCACCAAACAACCTCAGACCACCttccacggcttcgcctcgaccttgcgcagctaccggaggtaaccttgcgcggcggcacggccggcagcgacggcggcgaccccgagtccggtttagctcgttttcgttccaaactcgatatctcgagctacagagcaccatttcacttgattcttggctcattgagctcgcctcatcttcctatacaagcaccaagaaggatcggaactggatcgaacgttttcacgttcgtcggagctcgacccgtgcggatcgaacaaccaaccttcggatcaagatatctcgagctatacacgatcgtttcttgtgattcttggcttgttgagttcataaggaagttctgaacaattttccagaagggatcgaggcgtgaggttgtagttttcacgtcgattttggagctcgccggtttctggaaaaattccggccaccgactggtttttggtacatttcgatcccttcctgtcatttttggtcttgtgctagttatgaaaagtgtccagaatgagaaaacgaaggggacaagcacagccccgataccaattgtggtggtcggcggtggctctgtccctaactccggcggccctttccggccacctccggaggtcaaaaatttagtttctgtccattttatgattctatgtttcgatacgatcatttcggcgtattatacgcatttttcggttatcgtatgaattagttatgaattttgagatttcgatcgatttcgatcgttagatttatgatctgtggaattaggaccgtcagatgaacctataattttgatatgatgatcgtatgactgccccagaggctttgtgtggtcatgggcgaagattcgaccgttggatcttcgtataattgctaaacagtgattagggaggcgattcgtgagaatccgtccgttggattttcgtataaattagcggagatgttagtaaggacgattcaggaagatccgaccgttggatcttcgtaatgatttttggaggatgatcctaaaggcgatctgtgaggatccgaccgttggatcatcatttgatttcgatccgaccgttggatcatcatttaatttcgatccgaccattggattgtcgtttgattttgtctttgagttattggctaagttaaggtcatgtttgactaggtgatcgacggttggatttggcggacgattcgtgaaattgtattttgagctgttaagaagacgcagcgggaatttagaggtgagtaaacctcacgtggttcatattacgaaccgaataaatttaattaccttattttacgtatatatatatttacgtgattatatgtgaatggtgtgacattgaagagtgtggaattgggatgattaaattattatgaattgacatgtgacttaccatatttatatgtgatgaacatgattgatgagttcttgttaatattcatgatttacattggaggatgtatagagttagagaatgtagggttctgaggatgaggtgtccgaagttcgacggttaaggataaccggagtgtttgtgtgctgaggacggggatgtccaaggtgcgacggtttattattaaccgaagttgtgtgctgaggacggggatgtccaaagcgcgacggtttattattaaccgaagtatatggtgctgaggacggggatgtccaaagcgcgacggtttattattaaccgaagtatgtcgcattacttgcacctaggccaaggtgactggtagcgatgtggttagagctctaatgTGCTgtgggatggaccaaagtggtgttatgtgggttgggtttttgcaggaccagtgtggtgtattgtgatttgaggattgtgaaaatgtattccttgtggttttacatgagtggtttgatgtctctttgcagacgtaatactgttgaattttacttgaactgaaatttaataaatcaacagttctttctttttactcatacgggctgtcaaaagcttaccgggttttgtgttgttgcaatcccggtacactattcaaacggtgtagcggataaccctgcaggtcaggagaaccaggacggtgatcgggcagcttagagtagtgttatgtgaattacagcattatattgtgaggtttgttatgctcatttagagctttacaattttactttgtaagagtgaattgtaataattaactcgaggttttcgagttttgtgttgagtggcgagtggtgtgtttgttctgagaaaaaaattcagaacgttatttgtattaattgtttattcatgtttcggatttgaattggttattcaaaattcggggcgtgacagagagagagagaggcagggGAGAGAATCGGAGATCTGGTTCCAGTCCGCGTCGTGCATCAGAGATCCAGTTCGTGCGTCGGAGATCCAGTTGCGaaacggaggagagagagagcatcGTGCAGGAGGTTCGCCGGAATCGGAGGCGGAGACCAAGACGTGAAGATCTGTGATCGacgagggagagagggagagcagagagagagagagagagagagagagaaactgtgatagtggagagagagagcgatCACAGATCGATGGAATTGGGTCTGTTAGGTaggaagggtaaaattgtcaagAAAGAAATAGTTTGGGGATGcaggtggccttatggctaattaaagtttcaaaatgacacttatgagtaattttctattatATTAACTACTTGCCCTAGCTTGGTATCATGGGACTCTGACATGATAATAGTGTGTCACAGACAATTTAACACAAGAATAATACATTTGGAGAATCCAATAGCTTGAAACAAAGATAGTAGCCCGGCAACCAAACAATTGGCCAAGGTAACTTTTATTTATTGTAGCTCGGTAACCACACAAATGGCCAAAggtaaaaaagtaaaacaaaataaaatgcaaGTATTTACCGTTGGagttttaaataaaaatttgtatGGTTTCTGAAGGGTTTAAGCCGTTTTTGTttctcacctctctctctctctctcaaattagTCATGGCGAACCATACGAAATACGACCTGCCTTGACAGATGACGAAGACCTTGAGGCATCTTCAATGTGCGGATTCACCTTCCTTATAGAACTTAAATATCTCCTACTTAAAAGGATAAAAATAGACTATATTTTAGACCACAGTTATTAGCCTTGAATCCAATCAAAACATTTATTAGTCATGATACAaacaataattaataattagTTGCCTCTATCATGTAGCTACCATCTAAGCCAGATATCCTTATTTAAACCAACTCTTGGTTATGTACGTTTTGCATTCATATATatccttgtttttatttttatttttttataagcatatatatatatacagattttgtccagagcgaggcctcgctttgaaatttcagagcgaggttagggtttagggtcactttttggtctcatatccacatctcgaccgttcagtttttaggtactaatgtatagatcatctatacaaaatttcagccaaattgatgatctttaaggtatctaactcacttaaaccagtggacgaactgaatctgtccaacctaaatcgtactagctttaaggcagttatcaatgccttaacgaccatcaatttggttgaaattttgcagagatgatctatacattagtacctaaaaactgaacggtcgaaatGTGGAAATGCGACCTAAAAgtaaccctaaaccctaacctcgctctggataaaatttgtatatatatatatatacagatcttatccagagcggagctccgctttgaaattaacgtgtgaagttcgagttttgggtcacttttctgtcgcatatccacatatctaccgttcagtttttaggtactagtgtatagatcatctttgtaaattttcagccaaattcatgatcgttaaggtatctaactcgcttaaaccaatggacggactgaatctgtcaacctgaaccgtactagctttaaggcaattatcaatgccttaacgatcgtcattttggctgaaaattttcatagatgatctatacactagtacctaaaaactgaacggtcgagatgtggatgtgagactgaaaagtgacacaaaactcgaacttcactcgtttaatttcaaagcggagctccgctctggataggatctgtatatatatatatatatatatatatatatatatacagattactggtcacaccctcatctttttgggattcgacagttcagtccctcgtatcgtaattttaacaagtaactcctcagacattcaaatttcacacaatttggtccaaaatgaccattttacccctcacttcctttttttttttttttaattcttctctctctctctctgtttttttttcctacttctCCCCAAGCAACTGAATCGACGATACCGTCTCTTCAACTGGATCAACCTCTCTAACACTCCTCAACAAACCCGAAGCCCCTCCCAAATCTTTAACACCACTAGAATCCACTCCTTCGAATTTTCGAAGATACCCTGAGCTTTCAttcttcttcaacttcattttAGGATTAAACAAAGGCGCCAAATTCCTATGACCTAATGATTTCACAGGAAAACCAGCATCCCCACCACCACTCCGTACATCAACAAATTCATCCAAATCAGCTAAAAACCTAGAACTCGAATTCCCCTCACCTTTACTGGCCGTGTGGCCCGACTTACCAGACTCGCCCTCCAATTCCTCCATAAACCGATACAAAGCCCAAGGCGAGAAccgaccgggtcgggtcgaggcCCGCTGCTTCTCGGAGTGGTACCGTTTGCGGAGCTTCTCGATCTTGTTGTGGCACTGCGCGGCCGTCTTGGAGGGGGAGACGAGGGGGAATTGGGCGGCGAGGGTGGCGGCGACGTCATCCCAGTCGTTGGCTTTGAGATTGGTGCGGCCGAGGGAGAACCACTTGTCCTTGAAGACGGAGATGAGGGCTTGGGCCTCGTCGTCGGTCCAGCACAGCGGCGGGAAGCGGCGGCGGGGAGTGGGTGAGGACATTGGGGGTGTAGGTTAGGAGAAGAATGAGGgttgtgatggtggtggtgggtggtCGTTGACATTGGttaagggaagagagagagagaaggtgggGAATGCTAGAGTGCGCAGGTGGTGTTAGAGAGAGACAAagtgagagagaagcagaaaaaaaaaacaaaacaaaaaaacgagagaagaattaaaaaaaaaaaaaggaagtaagGGGTAAAAtcgtcattttggaccaaattgtgtgaaatttgaatgtctgaggagttacttgttaaaattacgatacgagggactgaactgtcgaatcccaaaaagatgagggtgtgaccagtaatttgccctaAATAAATTAAGGTTGATTGCATGTTACCCAAAATGTTCCACGTCCATCATCATACCTTAATTCCCATATATGGCTAACCTTGATATcctcatcatgggccgggctagggccggccctaccctaaattttagggcttagggtagggccgggctttgaccaagtcaacaaaatttagggtcgggccggggcttCAATACGTAAGCCCTTACCCGCCCTTAAGGCCCATTCCGCAAGGGCCGGGCTGGGCTGGTTCAAATAGGGTCGGGCAGGGCCTTTGTTTAACACTTTAACTCACATAAAACACTAACTACATAAACTAAAACAGTCAAACTGATACATAAACTCAAGCAGTGCTTGACACTGATACGAAAATTGATCAAGTCTTCATCAATTCACAAGAAGTGGTAATCTTTCATGGCAACCAAACAAAGAACCTGCAACGAAAAACAATATAATTAATTTATGTGGGAGTTCAGTTCAGCAACATATATAAATGCAACTAGACATATATTTATGGGAAAAGCTTGCTTCTAGACATATATTTCACTTTCACTTTCAATTTCAGTTTAACGACATATATTTCAGTTTAGCAACAAATGCAAACAAGGATATTGAAACCCCAATTttaacacaaacaaaacaaatcagaTCCAAAAAAACACAGTCACATACCTTTCCTCAATCGACTGGACCTCATCGCGTGGGGAATGAGTACTTCGGCAAGTGGATAGGTGTTGACCACCGCCGACGTCATCATTTTTACATCTCTGAGGAGATCTCTGGTCTATCTATCTGTTTTCGCTCTAAGAATTTTTGATCTAGAAGAAGTGTGAcatttcgagagagagagagattcaaaCCCAGAACAAACAAGAATTCGAAGAACCTCATACACGCGCCGCCGCCACTGCCACTGCACTCCTCAACAAACTCGACTGCTCCAAAGACCCCTCCTCCAAAAGGCACAACATCGACCTTCCTCCGAATTCAAACTAATTGCTACCAATTCCATGGCGGACGGCGGCGGCCTTCATAAGCGAGCTCTTACCAGTCTCGCCGACCACGATGGCGTCCTTGATGAGATTCTGGTAAGACTACTGGTCAAATCACTGATGCGATTTCGCTGCGTCTGCAACTCATGGCGTGCTTTCATTTCCTAGGCATGAAAGCAACTCTGTCTCTCACTCTCATGAGTTGCACGCCATGAATTGAACTCCAAAACCCAATTCCCTTCCAAAACTTTCCCTTGGTTGAGGTTTGGTGGATTAGAGTTTTGGAGGCGATTGGAAAGTTGaatagagaagaagagaggGTCAAACCGGGAAGATCTGTACGAGTGCGAGTGCCAGTTCTCTCTCCAAATGGCTGCTGCCTCCTGCTACTAAGCCAAGTCGCTCAGAACTGAGTTTAGGTCGACCCTTCGATGATAGGTATTTCACTTTGGATTTGGACTTGGACTCGGGCCAGGCAAAATGGGCCTCATGCAGTCAAACATTAATTGGGTCATTGGGTTTAGGAGAGATTGACAGAATCACAGAAGcatatattttcatttctatgtaatttttgtattatgtaatagaaaataacaaaaatataatattaatttttaggGCTGGGTTAGGGTCGGGCCGAGCCTAGCCCTTACGGGCTCAATCAGGCTGGGCCGTAGGGTAGGACCGGGCTTCATTTGTatgacccataccctaccctattttagaaagggtcgggccggcccgccctaatggaagAGCAGGGCCGAGCGGGCTTTGGGCCCAaaggccatatgatgaggcctacttGATAACCTGCATGGCCCACGTCCTTATTTCTTCTTCAATCTGCTGCCATAGGTGCAGCTGCCATATTGATATTCTCCCATCTTGTACAACATTGATAATTAAGCAAAtcctcattaattatcaaatctTTAATaattactagtaaatcaataaaTATCAAGATTTGTCTCAAAATTACTTGATCTTCACATAGattttatttagcctctaaataatatatttcgaacgtTCTTGTTCTTGTCGATAATATATAATTTAGGCCACTGATATTGGTCTGATTTCCTTCGAAACATTCATTGTCAGGAAAATATTAATTTGCGCTCGGACACTATGTTCCCTTCGAtgaattcttttctttaataaataaaatatttttctttagaATTTtctttagaaaagaaaaattgcattctcacttttttttttctttcttttgagcATATGTTGGATTTGTAGCCCAACATGCTTTCCatttatttcaaacaaagtgATCACTTAGTTTCTAGTTATTAGTTTCTCTACATTGATTTTCacacttcttgcttctaattttattttatttttttattttatttgtctTTCAAtcaaatggcttctaaatcatTACATTTATGCTTCTAGTAAGATACAAAAACGCGAGCTAGATGTTTTCCATTCATTTAAACCTAGGGCATGtctacttacttggaatggaatgtaatggaatgattacggagtaaaaatatccctgtgtttactaacacataaagcaatcggaatgattccaggtaaaagaattcctgtgtttactaacacatgaaggaatgggAATCGGTGTAGGTCtcacctatttatcaggaatcgattcctgaatactcaggaattcgattacgaaggggggagatggg
Protein-coding regions in this window:
- the LOC133716196 gene encoding trihelix transcription factor ENAP1-like, giving the protein MSSPTPRRRFPPLCWTDDEAQALISVFKDKWFSLGRTNLKANDWDDVAATLAAQFPLVSPSKTAAQCHNKIEKLRKRYHSEKQRASTRPGRFSPWALYRFMEELEGESGKSGHTASKGHRNLAPLFNPKMKLKKNESSGYLRKFEGVDSSGVKDLGGASGLLRSVREVDPVEETVSSIQLLGEK